One Phocaeicola dorei genomic region harbors:
- a CDS encoding TraR/DksA family transcriptional regulator, whose protein sequence is MAEKTRYSDAELEEFRAIIMEKLELAQRDYDRLKSSIMNKDGNDTDDTSPTYKVLEEGANTLSKEETTRLAARQLKFIQGLQAALIRIENKTYGICRETGKLIPKERLRAVPHATLSIEAKNEGKK, encoded by the coding sequence ATGGCTGAAAAAACTAGATATTCAGATGCGGAACTTGAGGAATTCCGTGCTATTATCATGGAAAAACTGGAATTGGCTCAGCGCGACTATGATAGACTGAAAAGTAGTATCATGAATAAGGACGGTAATGATACGGACGATACTTCCCCTACTTATAAAGTTTTGGAAGAAGGTGCTAATACATTGTCTAAAGAAGAAACAACCCGGTTGGCGGCACGTCAGCTGAAGTTTATCCAAGGATTGCAGGCGGCACTGATACGTATCGAAAATAAAACTTATGGTATTTGCCGTGAAACCGGTAAGTTGATTCCGAAGGAAAGGCTTCGTGCAGTACCTCATGCAACACTGAGCATTGAGGCAAAGAACGAAGGAAAGAAATAA
- a CDS encoding lipoprotein signal peptidase yields the protein MKKLLTKGQLSVLIVFGILIIDQIIKILVKTNMYWHESIRITDWFYIYFTENNGMAFGMEIFGKLFLTTFRIVAVGLIIWYLAKIVKQNYKTGYIVCISLILAGAIGNIIDSVFYGVIFNESTHSTIASFVPVGEGYSEWLHGKVVDMFYFPIIETNWPEWIPGIGGEHFIFFSPIFNFADAAISCGIVALLLFYGKYLNKNIHPSAEEIKE from the coding sequence ATGAAGAAACTACTCACCAAGGGGCAGCTCTCTGTTCTTATTGTCTTTGGAATTCTGATTATCGACCAGATAATAAAGATATTGGTAAAGACCAATATGTACTGGCATGAGAGTATCCGCATAACAGATTGGTTTTATATCTATTTTACAGAAAATAACGGCATGGCTTTCGGTATGGAAATATTTGGAAAGTTATTCCTTACTACCTTCCGTATTGTAGCTGTGGGATTGATTATCTGGTATCTGGCAAAAATCGTGAAACAGAATTATAAGACTGGTTATATTGTATGTATCTCTTTAATTTTGGCAGGGGCTATCGGTAATATTATAGACAGTGTGTTCTATGGAGTTATTTTTAATGAAAGTACTCATAGTACCATCGCTTCTTTTGTTCCGGTAGGTGAAGGGTATTCGGAATGGTTACATGGTAAAGTGGTGGATATGTTCTATTTTCCCATTATTGAAACCAACTGGCCCGAATGGATACCGGGAATAGGAGGGGAACATTTCATATTTTTCAGTCCGATATTTAATTTTGCCGATGCCGCCATCAGTTGCGGTATTGTGGCGTTGTTGTTATTTTACGGTAAATATCTGAATAAGAATATTCACCCGTCAGCAGAAGAAATTAAAGAATAA
- a CDS encoding DUF4296 domain-containing protein yields MRRKNITWVWLLGAAFMVGCGKQVPENIIQPDRMENILYDYHLSISMGNNLSYSDNYQKEAYKNYVFEKHHITEAEFDSSMVWYTRHTEELASLYKKLGERFRSEKKHMQELLALRENKPAVSLPGDTVDVWYDRKLYWLTDVPLANKVTFEIPADSNFKAKDAFLWSADYIFLSEGERRATMGFNILFDNDSVVGRVKDITCSGVQTLYIKPDSAFAIKSVNGFIYYMDSDSSTNKPGLIINNITLTRYHEPVDTMTVAGKDSLAVERRVGTDSMVTEKKADSIQSVDIRKNVPVRMNPREMKENNAADHSHPDRPQRIKRRN; encoded by the coding sequence ATGCGTCGCAAGAATATTACTTGGGTGTGGCTGCTGGGTGCGGCTTTTATGGTGGGGTGTGGTAAGCAAGTGCCTGAAAATATTATCCAGCCGGACAGGATGGAGAATATCTTGTACGATTATCATTTAAGTATCTCCATGGGCAATAATCTGAGTTATTCTGATAATTATCAAAAGGAAGCATATAAGAACTATGTTTTCGAGAAGCATCATATTACTGAAGCTGAATTCGATTCGTCCATGGTGTGGTACACACGTCACACAGAGGAACTTGCCAGCCTCTATAAAAAGCTGGGGGAGCGCTTCCGCAGTGAAAAAAAACACATGCAGGAGTTACTGGCATTGCGTGAGAATAAACCGGCTGTATCGTTGCCGGGAGATACTGTGGATGTATGGTATGACCGTAAACTTTATTGGCTGACAGATGTTCCGTTGGCGAATAAGGTGACTTTTGAGATTCCCGCTGATAGTAATTTCAAAGCAAAGGATGCTTTCCTGTGGTCGGCTGATTATATATTCCTTTCGGAAGGAGAACGGAGAGCCACTATGGGGTTCAATATTTTGTTTGATAATGATTCTGTGGTGGGACGTGTGAAGGATATCACGTGTTCTGGTGTGCAGACCTTGTATATAAAGCCTGATTCTGCTTTTGCCATCAAGAGTGTGAACGGATTTATTTACTATATGGATAGTGATTCGTCAACGAATAAGCCGGGACTGATTATCAATAATATTACTTTGACCCGTTATCATGAACCGGTAGATACAATGACAGTTGCCGGAAAGGATAGTTTGGCTGTGGAACGGCGTGTTGGAACAGATTCGATGGTAACAGAGAAAAAAGCAGATTCGATTCAATCGGTGGATATCAGGAAAAATGTTCCCGTCCGTATGAATCCACGTGAGATGAAGGAGAATAATGCGGCAGATCATTCTCACCCAGATCGTCCTCAGAGAATCAAGCGCAGAAATTAA
- a CDS encoding RNA methyltransferase encodes MLSKNKIKYIRSLELKKKRKEEQVFVAEGHKLVGDLLGYFPCKLLIATSNWLKINHPVTANEIIEVTQEELSRASLQKTPQEVLAVFVQPSYDLNPEVIKSSLCLALDDVQDPGNLGTIIRLADWFGIEHIFCSAGTVDVYNPKTVQATMGALARVKVHYCSLPQLIESLADIPVYGTFLSGNIIYAESLSAHGLIVMGNEGKGVSPEVEKLINKKLYIPNYPQERETSESLNVAIATAVVCSEFRRRLLP; translated from the coding sequence ATGCTGAGCAAAAACAAAATAAAATATATCCGTTCGTTGGAACTGAAAAAAAAACGCAAAGAAGAACAAGTTTTTGTGGCCGAAGGACATAAATTGGTAGGCGATTTATTAGGCTACTTCCCCTGCAAGTTACTGATTGCCACTTCCAATTGGCTGAAAATAAACCACCCTGTCACGGCCAACGAAATTATTGAAGTAACACAAGAAGAGTTGTCACGTGCCAGCCTTCAAAAGACCCCCCAAGAGGTATTGGCCGTTTTTGTACAACCTTCTTATGATTTAAATCCGGAAGTTATTAAAAGTTCTCTATGCCTGGCGTTGGACGATGTACAAGATCCCGGAAATCTGGGAACCATTATCCGCTTGGCAGACTGGTTTGGCATTGAGCATATCTTCTGCTCGGCAGGGACAGTAGATGTGTATAACCCCAAAACCGTACAGGCAACCATGGGGGCATTGGCTAGAGTAAAAGTTCATTACTGTTCTTTACCACAGCTTATTGAAAGCCTGGCCGATATTCCTGTATACGGCACTTTTTTAAGCGGGAACATTATTTATGCAGAATCCCTATCGGCTCATGGATTGATTGTCATGGGAAACGAAGGAAAAGGAGTAAGTCCTGAAGTAGAGAAGCTGATAAACAAGAAGTTATACATTCCCAATTATCCTCAAGAACGGGAAACCTCCGAATCATTGAATGTGGCAATTGCCACAGCAGTGGTTTGCTCGGAGTTCAGAAGACGTTTATTACCTTAA
- a CDS encoding BamA/TamA family outer membrane protein → MKKSARPYICTFIIALCTSCSVSEFIPEDKYLLDEVRIVSETKEVKPSLFNSYIRQNPNAKWFNLVKIPMRTYCVSGVDSTKWINRFFRKIGDAPVIYDESVALKSQEEIEKAVRNMGYMGATVHLDKKTKKNKLKLAYRIHAGHPYRVRHVVYDIDDLVISNYMRQDSAQSLLAPGMLFDVNVLDTERQRITKLLQNKGYYKFNKDFLVYQADTARNTYLVDLTLRLLPYQRRKEDLPRKHRQYKVGEVNFLADDEIMSVQEGTLEEFDSLRYKGYSMYYKGKAFLRPQVLVDFNRIRPGELYSEQDVQNTYSNLGRLRALKYSNIRFREVNGENGTQLDAYVFLAKNKNKSMAFEVEGTNSAGDLGAAASVSFQHRNVFKGSETFMMKVRGAYEAITGLGVASQDYVNDNYMEYGIESSLNFPQFMFPFLSSNFKKKIRATSEVGLKFTSQVRPEFSRTLASASWSYKWTDRKRMQHRLDLVDVNYVYMPRKSSAFQEYLDSMSLRNSALKASYENQLVVRTGYSFTYNSAGNAMMRTPTKNSYSIRANIEEAGNLLYVASKLVHPNPKDGEDYVLANIPFAQYVKADFDFAKNFMIDPRNSFVFHIGVGVAYPYGNSKMLPFEKRYFSGGANSVRGWSVRSLGPGVYKGSEDGRMDFINQAGDIKLDLNIEYRTHLFWKLNGAAFVDAGNIWTIRDDSGQEGGLFKFNEFYKQIAVAYGLGIRFDLDYLILRFDGGMKAINPVETGKKRYPVIRPRFSRDFAFHFAVGYPF, encoded by the coding sequence ATGAAGAAAAGCGCACGCCCATATATATGCACATTTATTATAGCACTATGCACCTCGTGTTCGGTCAGTGAATTTATTCCTGAGGATAAATATTTATTGGATGAGGTCAGGATTGTATCTGAGACGAAAGAGGTGAAGCCGTCACTATTCAATTCATATATTCGTCAGAATCCTAATGCCAAATGGTTTAATTTGGTTAAGATACCTATGCGCACTTATTGCGTCTCAGGCGTGGACTCCACTAAATGGATTAATCGTTTTTTTAGGAAGATTGGTGATGCTCCGGTAATCTATGATGAATCTGTTGCCCTGAAATCCCAGGAGGAAATAGAGAAAGCGGTACGTAATATGGGGTATATGGGGGCTACTGTGCACTTGGATAAAAAAACGAAGAAGAACAAATTAAAATTGGCTTACCGTATTCATGCCGGGCATCCTTATAGGGTACGTCATGTGGTGTATGATATAGATGATTTGGTTATCAGTAACTACATGCGGCAGGACTCTGCCCAAAGTTTGTTGGCGCCCGGTATGTTGTTTGATGTGAATGTGCTGGATACTGAACGGCAGCGGATTACCAAATTATTGCAAAATAAGGGGTATTATAAGTTCAACAAGGATTTTTTGGTCTATCAGGCGGATACGGCTAGAAATACCTATTTGGTGGATTTGACTCTACGATTACTTCCTTATCAGCGTAGAAAAGAAGATTTGCCGCGGAAGCATAGACAATACAAGGTGGGGGAGGTGAACTTTCTGGCGGATGATGAAATCATGTCGGTGCAGGAAGGAACTTTGGAAGAATTTGACTCTTTGCGATACAAAGGATATAGTATGTATTACAAGGGAAAGGCTTTTCTCCGTCCGCAAGTGTTGGTTGATTTCAATCGTATCCGTCCGGGAGAACTGTATAGTGAACAGGATGTGCAAAACACCTATTCCAATCTGGGGCGTTTGCGTGCCTTGAAATACTCTAATATTCGTTTTCGTGAAGTGAATGGAGAAAATGGTACGCAACTGGACGCGTACGTATTTTTGGCGAAGAACAAAAATAAATCCATGGCGTTTGAAGTAGAAGGAACTAATTCGGCTGGTGACTTGGGAGCGGCTGCCTCGGTTTCTTTTCAGCACCGCAATGTATTCAAAGGTTCCGAAACTTTTATGATGAAAGTACGTGGCGCTTATGAGGCCATTACGGGATTGGGGGTGGCTTCACAGGATTATGTGAATGATAATTACATGGAGTATGGGATAGAAAGCAGCTTGAATTTCCCTCAGTTCATGTTTCCTTTTCTATCATCGAATTTTAAAAAGAAAATTAGAGCTACTTCAGAGGTCGGCTTAAAGTTCACATCGCAAGTTCGTCCGGAATTCTCGCGTACACTGGCTTCTGCTTCATGGAGTTATAAATGGACTGACAGGAAACGTATGCAACACCGTTTGGATTTGGTAGATGTCAATTATGTATATATGCCTAGAAAGTCATCGGCTTTTCAGGAATATTTGGACAGCATGAGTCTGAGGAATTCAGCTTTGAAAGCCAGTTATGAAAATCAGCTTGTTGTGCGTACAGGGTACAGCTTTACCTATAACAGTGCAGGAAACGCCATGATGCGTACACCTACTAAAAATTCCTATTCTATTCGTGCCAATATTGAAGAGGCTGGTAATTTACTATATGTTGCTTCCAAATTGGTTCACCCTAATCCGAAAGATGGAGAAGATTATGTGCTGGCAAATATTCCTTTTGCTCAATATGTGAAAGCAGATTTTGATTTTGCAAAGAATTTCATGATAGATCCGCGTAACTCATTTGTGTTTCATATAGGAGTGGGGGTGGCCTATCCGTATGGTAACTCCAAAATGCTTCCTTTTGAAAAGAGATATTTTTCCGGTGGCGCGAACAGTGTACGTGGGTGGTCTGTGCGTTCTTTGGGGCCTGGTGTTTATAAAGGTAGTGAGGATGGGAGAATGGACTTTATCAATCAGGCTGGTGATATTAAATTGGACTTGAATATAGAATATCGTACTCATTTGTTTTGGAAATTGAATGGAGCGGCTTTTGTGGATGCCGGTAATATCTGGACTATTCGTGATGACTCCGGACAGGAAGGTGGTTTATTCAAATTTAACGAGTTTTATAAACAGATAGCTGTAGCATACGGTTTGGGAATCCGTTTTGATCTGGATTATTTGATTTTGCGTTTTGATGGTGGCATGAAGGCCATAAATCCTGTGGAAACAGGTAAAAAACGATATCCTGTTATCCGACCGCGCTTTAGCCGTGATTTTGCTTTTCACTTTGCAGTAGGTTATCCATTTTAA
- a CDS encoding DUF6965 family protein, translating to MMKERKRTYTEEEVNELKKWFDSQSLPPTMQIDKAAFTPNLKDTVDMLFEQAYVCYENPKMQGCLYLLEKIKSNLEKNGAGA from the coding sequence ATGATGAAAGAAAGAAAGAGAACATATACTGAGGAGGAGGTTAATGAGTTGAAAAAATGGTTTGATTCTCAATCACTTCCTCCAACAATGCAGATAGATAAGGCTGCTTTTACTCCTAATTTAAAGGATACGGTAGATATGCTGTTTGAGCAGGCCTATGTATGTTACGAAAATCCTAAAATGCAGGGATGTCTTTATTTGTTAGAGAAAATTAAGAGCAATTTGGAAAAAAACGGGGCAGGAGCGTGA
- a CDS encoding DUF6845 domain-containing protein gives MKKNLLLYGVFLCALSMSSCSGGSKSSHVMDSSSMSVENANEVMKYYDTSLKILKDLVNENEIKAVLGYLDQKMPVDSLPVVSQPVVSVQDTVFVSNPGNYFNENDRQNLKENYGRLFRSISAFYENYKTYRLYMQDQSYKKDNNALADKIRKEELLLSIALSEYKQVIFDILTPMVEGAKITLTPIKGDVKDK, from the coding sequence ATGAAGAAGAATTTATTATTGTATGGTGTATTTCTTTGCGCCCTCTCCATGTCCTCTTGTTCCGGTGGTTCCAAGAGTAGTCATGTTATGGATAGCAGTAGCATGAGTGTGGAGAATGCGAATGAAGTGATGAAGTATTATGATACCTCATTGAAAATCTTGAAAGACTTAGTTAATGAGAATGAGATAAAAGCGGTGCTGGGCTACTTGGATCAGAAGATGCCGGTAGATTCTCTGCCTGTGGTATCACAGCCTGTGGTTTCTGTTCAAGATACAGTGTTTGTTTCTAATCCGGGAAATTACTTCAACGAGAATGACCGTCAGAATCTGAAGGAAAATTATGGCCGTTTGTTCCGGTCGATTTCTGCATTTTATGAGAACTATAAGACTTACCGGCTGTATATGCAGGATCAATCATATAAAAAGGATAATAATGCTTTGGCGGATAAAATAAGAAAAGAGGAGCTATTATTGAGTATTGCTTTATCTGAATACAAACAGGTTATTTTTGATATATTAACTCCGATGGTTGAGGGGGCTAAAATAACTCTGACTCCTATAAAGGGAGATGTTAAAGATAAATAG
- a CDS encoding MBL fold metallo-hydrolase, protein MKIKFISLASGSSGNCYFLGTDRYGILVDAGIGIRTIKKTLKELGIGLDIIRAVFITHDHADHIKAVGHLGEKFGIPVYSTPEVHAGINKSYCMTEKLSTCVHYLHKGETMELEDFAITAFEVPHDGTDNVGYCINIDGKIFSFLTDLGHITPTAAEYICKANYLVLEANYDEEMLKMGPYPQYLKERIAGPNGHMSNRETADFLAENINESLKYIWLCHLSKDNNHPELAYKTVELSLRNKGIIVGKDVQVIALKRNTPSDIYEFE, encoded by the coding sequence ATGAAAATCAAATTTATAAGTCTCGCAAGCGGAAGTAGCGGCAACTGCTATTTTCTCGGAACAGACAGATATGGCATATTGGTGGATGCAGGCATTGGCATCCGTACAATAAAAAAAACATTAAAAGAACTTGGAATCGGACTGGATATTATCCGGGCAGTATTCATAACACACGATCATGCCGACCACATCAAAGCAGTAGGGCATTTAGGAGAGAAATTTGGAATTCCTGTTTACTCTACTCCGGAAGTACATGCAGGAATCAACAAAAGTTATTGCATGACCGAGAAATTATCGACCTGCGTACACTACCTGCACAAAGGTGAGACAATGGAATTGGAAGATTTCGCAATTACTGCCTTTGAAGTGCCTCACGACGGAACTGACAATGTTGGCTATTGCATAAATATAGACGGTAAAATATTTTCTTTCCTTACTGACTTGGGGCATATCACTCCCACTGCCGCCGAATATATATGCAAAGCAAACTATTTGGTATTGGAAGCGAATTACGATGAAGAGATGTTGAAAATGGGACCTTATCCCCAATATTTAAAAGAACGTATTGCCGGGCCTAATGGACACATGAGTAACCGCGAAACCGCCGATTTTTTGGCAGAAAATATCAATGAAAGTCTTAAATATATTTGGCTTTGTCATCTTAGCAAAGACAATAATCACCCCGAACTGGCATATAAGACAGTAGAACTCTCACTACGAAACAAAGGGATTATCGTTGGCAAAGATGTGCAAGTCATTGCCTTAAAGCGGAATACGCCTTCAGATATTTATGAGTTTGAATAA
- a CDS encoding winged helix-turn-helix domain-containing protein produces the protein MKRAKTHIILFMAVTTTVLYTVYIAFHNSTERVNTQIDHAFKSAITEDYNERLSYISYYHPEPTNWDIKMYTIAPSLHQKVKSYTIRTRQGKTIYTFKDSLDEQTAKRMLNQYILSQLKPIKPDELNATFRKILSDHDITGRTGTIYYNKSISQHSDQSSAIPRTAYNTPRYIVDITQNIKVQAWVNYDFKTILRHIDNTLFWLIGQLMILIFILIFLKKEKDTQTLLTLMNIDMEKQELYIGNKKCNIQKLDLTLLNMLYEKAGTCVSREEIKKSLWPTDDNANEKIDAHIKSIRKVLKEFQEYKLITVRGKGYYLRIP, from the coding sequence ATGAAAAGGGCAAAAACACACATTATCTTATTTATGGCAGTCACCACCACCGTTCTATATACTGTTTATATCGCTTTTCATAATAGTACCGAACGAGTAAACACCCAAATAGACCACGCTTTCAAATCCGCCATTACGGAAGATTACAATGAAAGACTTTCCTATATCAGCTATTATCATCCCGAACCTACAAACTGGGATATAAAGATGTATACTATCGCTCCCAGCCTACATCAAAAAGTAAAAAGCTACACCATAAGAACCAGACAAGGAAAAACAATCTATACCTTTAAAGACAGCCTGGACGAGCAGACCGCCAAACGTATGCTGAACCAATACATTCTATCCCAACTAAAACCCATAAAGCCCGATGAATTAAATGCAACCTTTAGAAAGATATTATCCGATCATGACATAACCGGCAGGACCGGAACTATTTATTATAACAAATCCATTTCCCAACACAGTGACCAAAGTTCTGCAATTCCCCGAACGGCATACAATACTCCCCGATACATAGTAGATATCACCCAAAACATCAAGGTACAAGCATGGGTAAACTATGACTTCAAAACCATTTTACGACACATAGACAACACTCTCTTTTGGCTCATCGGACAATTGATGATTCTTATTTTCATACTCATTTTTCTTAAAAAGGAAAAGGATACTCAAACACTCCTTACTCTTATGAACATAGACATGGAGAAACAAGAGTTGTATATAGGAAACAAAAAGTGCAACATTCAGAAATTAGACCTCACTTTACTAAATATGCTTTATGAAAAAGCAGGAACTTGCGTAAGTCGTGAAGAAATAAAAAAGAGTCTCTGGCCTACGGATGATAATGCCAATGAAAAAATAGATGCACACATCAAATCAATCCGGAAAGTTTTAAAAGAATTCCAAGAATATAAATTAATAACAGTCAGAGGAAAGGGTTATTATCTACGTATTCCATAA
- a CDS encoding peroxiredoxin family protein: protein MRTKAVLFFLLLLPVYVVNGQDDKREYLKKVLDNLEQIKSATYKVEGEVWNPGDTIPSSIRKYMVKEFDNPADSTIGASFVNLGTDDGKEFQFGYNGEVRVLVNHAVKEIKIDNFTTRPLPVRPLSPPFFNYCKNIVRYALETEDSIATTLEDCGDYFHFKLVINENTQVEFFGKAYHMPPPPFYVEPTSIYELWIHKSNGLPYKKRRAMSHNISVETCCNVEINKETIDRFDVFDYVPQGYETKKYDYGVPSRNMAANLTGKKAPEWTLNDIKESPVSLSDLKSKVILVNITGIGCGACQASIPFLKELKRKYQEEDFELVAIESWSRMHSLQNYAKRKELNYMFLDGDDKVIEDYRTGGAAPYFFILDKERIIRKVIRGYGMGKTDKEITEAIEELL from the coding sequence ATGAGAACAAAAGCTGTTTTATTTTTTCTCTTGTTATTGCCGGTGTATGTGGTGAATGGCCAAGATGACAAGAGAGAGTATTTGAAAAAGGTGTTGGATAATTTAGAGCAGATTAAGTCAGCAACGTATAAAGTAGAGGGCGAAGTCTGGAATCCTGGTGATACAATTCCTTCCAGTATTAGAAAATATATGGTGAAAGAGTTCGATAATCCGGCAGATTCTACGATAGGGGCAAGTTTTGTGAATTTGGGAACAGATGATGGTAAAGAGTTCCAATTCGGTTATAATGGTGAAGTACGTGTGTTGGTGAATCATGCTGTCAAGGAAATAAAAATCGATAATTTTACCACCAGGCCGTTACCTGTCAGACCGTTGTCCCCACCTTTCTTTAATTATTGCAAAAATATTGTCAGGTATGCTTTGGAAACAGAAGACAGCATAGCCACCACATTGGAAGACTGTGGGGATTATTTTCATTTTAAACTTGTCATAAACGAAAATACACAAGTGGAGTTCTTTGGTAAAGCTTATCACATGCCTCCACCTCCTTTTTATGTAGAGCCGACCTCTATTTATGAACTGTGGATTCACAAGTCGAATGGTTTGCCTTATAAGAAACGGAGAGCGATGTCCCATAATATATCGGTGGAAACTTGCTGTAATGTGGAAATAAACAAAGAAACAATTGACAGGTTTGATGTTTTCGATTATGTTCCGCAAGGTTATGAAACAAAAAAATATGATTATGGCGTTCCTTCCAGGAATATGGCCGCTAATCTGACGGGTAAGAAAGCACCAGAATGGACATTGAATGATATAAAGGAGAGTCCCGTGTCATTGAGTGATTTGAAAAGTAAGGTCATCTTGGTAAATATAACAGGAATAGGTTGCGGAGCTTGCCAGGCTTCTATCCCTTTTCTGAAAGAACTGAAAAGAAAGTACCAAGAAGAAGATTTTGAATTGGTAGCCATTGAAAGTTGGAGCCGGATGCATTCACTTCAGAATTATGCAAAGAGAAAGGAATTGAATTATATGTTTTTGGATGGAGATGATAAAGTGATAGAAGATTACCGGACGGGTGGGGCGGCTCCGTACTTTTTTATTTTGGATAAAGAACGGATTATACGGAAAGTCATTCGAGGATATGGCATGGGAAAGACCGACAAGGAAATAACGGAGGCTATAGAAGAATTGCTATAA